Below is a window of Clavibacter michiganensis subsp. tessellarius DNA.
GACGAATCCGGCGCCGCCGGAGCCGGCGAACGCGATGCCGAAGCCGGAGGCGGCGAGCGTGTCGCCCGCGTCGGCGCCCGTCATGCGGGTCACGTCGACCATCTCGACGAGCCCGTCGGCGGAGACCGGGAGCGGGTTCGCGGGATCCGTGGCGTCGGGCACGGGGCGCGCGTCCGAGATCTCGATGGCGTCGGGGTCGGCGACGACGTCCGGATCCGCGGCGGGCAGCGTCGCTGCCACGGCGCCGCCCGCGATGAGCGCGAGCGCCAGACCGGCCGCGATGCCGCCGGTGGCGCGGGAGCGGATGCCGGGGATCCACGCGGCGCCGCGGCGCACGAGCGGCACGAGGCCGGCCGCGAGGGCCACGAGGCCGAGGGCGATGAGCAGCCCGGGCAGCCCCGCGACGAACGCGGCCGCGACGACGAGCACGGCGGCGATCGCGAGCGCGGCCCACGACCACGTGCCGCGGGCGGTGCGGGCGGGCGCGGTCCGCTGCAGGGCGGCGGCCGAGGCGGCGCTCGTCGCGGGCCGCGGCGGCGCGGGCCGCGGCGACGAGGGGCGCGGAGGTGCGGGGCGCGGGGAGGCGGGGACGTCCGGCGTCGGGGGGACGGCGGACCCGGGCGGCGGGATGCGCAGCGATCCCGTCGGCGGCGTGACCGGCGACCCGGTGGGCGGCGCGAGCGGGTAGCCGGCCGGCGGGGCCACGGGCGATCCGGTCGGCGGCGCGAGCGGCGCGTCCGCGGGGGACGCAGCGGCGGTGCCCCCGGATGCGGCGGCGGTCGCGGCGGACGCCGATCCGGCCGCGTAGTCCGCCGGCAGCGGCGACTCCGTGATGAGGCGCGGCTCCGGCGTCGACGACGCGCGGCCGGGGAACACCCGGCGGCCGGACACCAGCTCGGTCCAGCGGGATCCGTCCCAGTAGCGCTGGTCGCCCGCGCCGTCCCCGTACCAGCCGGGCTCGTCGGACGCCGGCGTCACCGACGTCGGGGAGGCGGGCGGCGGGGTGGACGACATGGTGCTCCTCAGGTGGAGAAAAGACTCCTGAGGTCAGGCTAGGCGGCAGTGCGCCGGCTCGGAAGCCCGGGCGCGTCGCGTGGCGTCGCGCGCGCACCCCCAGTCAGGGGCGCGCATCACCGGGCATCGCGGCGCGTCAGGATGCGGGCGGATCGCCCGCCGGTCGCGTCAGGCCGTCGTCAGCCGGTATCCGCGCTTGATCACCGTCTGGACGATGCCGCCGTCCGGGAGCGAGCGCCGCAGCCGCGAGATGGCGACGTCGACGGCGTGGTCGTCGAGCTCCTCGGGGGCCGCGCGGGCGAGCACGCGGCGCGGGACCGTCGCCCCCTCGGCCGCGACGAGCGCACGGAACAGCGCGAGCGGCACGGGGCTCAGCGGCACGCGCTCGTCGTCGATCACGACGAGCTTCCCGCGCAGCTCGACCGTGCCGTGCCGGGTCTCGACGCGCCCCACGCCGGATTCCTCCAGGTGCGCGCAGACGAGGCGGATGAGCGCGCCCATGCGGAAGCGGTCCGGCGTGATGGGCAGGATCCCGGCCTCCACGAGCGGTGCCGCGGTGACCGGTCCGACCGCGGCGGCGACCACCATGGTGCGCAGCGCCTCCTGCAGGTCCTCGAGCCGGCCGGCCGCGTCGGCCGTCGTGAACAGCGCCTCCACGGCGGGCGCGCTCGTGAAGGTGACGGCGTCGATCCCGCCCGTGCAGACCGCCTCGACGAGCCGCAGGACGCGCGCGGAGTCCTCGTGCACCGTCCAGCGGTAGGGCGCGACCGTGAGCACGCGCGCGCCGGCGGCCTCGAGGCGCGTAAGCTGCACCGGATCCGTGAAGCCGTGCAGCTGCACCGCGATCGTCGTGCCGGCGACGTCGCCGCGCAGCACCAGGTCGACGAGGGAGGTGGTGGTCTCCCGCTCGCTCATCCCGTGGTCGTCGAGGGAGGCCGCCCGGATGGCGCCGCGCGCCTTGGGGCCGCGCACGAGGATCCGGGCGTCGCCCAGCACCCCGGTGAGCTCGTCGCCGACGCCCGCCGCGTCGGCTGCCTCGAACCATCGGCGGATGCCGTAGGACGTGGTCGCGAGCAGGACGTCGGGGCGGGCGCGGATCACGGCGCGCGTCTCCGCCTCGAGCGCGGAGTCGTCGGCGACGCCGGTCATGCGGATCGTGGGTGCGTGCAGCACATCGGCCCCGCGGCGCTCGAACGCCGCGATGAGGTCCTCGGAGCGCCGGTCGGAGGTGATGCCGATGCGGAAGCCCTCGAGCTGGTCGGGCCGGAAGCCGGGGCCGTCGGCGCCGGCCGCGTCCGTGCCGGCGGCGGGGGTCTCGTCGGATCCGGTCACGGCGATCATCCCTCCACGGTCACGGCGTCGCCCGTGCCCGGCGGTCATCCTCCCACGGGGCGTGGCCGGCGCTCGCCGCCTCCTCCGCCCAGCCGGGCACGCGCACGACCTCGCCGACGACGATCACGGCGGGGGAGCGCGGCGCGACCGTGCCGAGCAG
It encodes the following:
- a CDS encoding uroporphyrinogen-III synthase; translated protein: MIAVTGSDETPAAGTDAAGADGPGFRPDQLEGFRIGITSDRRSEDLIAAFERRGADVLHAPTIRMTGVADDSALEAETRAVIRARPDVLLATTSYGIRRWFEAADAAGVGDELTGVLGDARILVRGPKARGAIRAASLDDHGMSERETTTSLVDLVLRGDVAGTTIAVQLHGFTDPVQLTRLEAAGARVLTVAPYRWTVHEDSARVLRLVEAVCTGGIDAVTFTSAPAVEALFTTADAAGRLEDLQEALRTMVVAAAVGPVTAAPLVEAGILPITPDRFRMGALIRLVCAHLEESGVGRVETRHGTVELRGKLVVIDDERVPLSPVPLALFRALVAAEGATVPRRVLARAAPEELDDHAVDVAISRLRRSLPDGGIVQTVIKRGYRLTTA
- a CDS encoding PASTA domain-containing protein, whose translation is MSSTPPPASPTSVTPASDEPGWYGDGAGDQRYWDGSRWTELVSGRRVFPGRASSTPEPRLITESPLPADYAAGSASAATAAASGGTAAASPADAPLAPPTGSPVAPPAGYPLAPPTGSPVTPPTGSLRIPPPGSAVPPTPDVPASPRPAPPRPSSPRPAPPRPATSAASAAALQRTAPARTARGTWSWAALAIAAVLVVAAAFVAGLPGLLIALGLVALAAGLVPLVRRGAAWIPGIRSRATGGIAAGLALALIAGGAVAATLPAADPDVVADPDAIEISDARPVPDATDPANPLPVSADGLVEMVDVTRMTGADAGDTLAASGFGIAFAGSGGAGFVRQDTGIVSSQDPAAGTRVAPGTVVTLTLAVAAPERIALPTVPKAPNVPTRTPSRPGAQPGGGSGGNGGGTGTGGSGGGGGGSTGGGSDGGSGSDPAPTTDPQPTTEPVPTTDPVPEPTAPPAPTDPDPVPTEQPTTAPVEPDPVPTSDPGPTEDPADPAPEG